CGTGTAGACCACCTGGGCGGCCAGCATGAAGCCCCGTGGGAACTTCACCCCGGCCAGGCTGGCCACCGCGATGGTGATCACCACCGGTTCGGCGATCAGTCCCAGGAAGGCGTTCGGGAACCCGAGCAGACTGGCCTGCCAGGACGACCCGACAGTGCCGCAGCTGATCACCTGGTTGATGTTGCAGGCCAGGTCGGCCCCCGGGTTGCGGGCCAGTTCGATGGCGTCCACGCTCAACACGAAGGATGCCAACAGGCTGAGGCAGGCCGAGAAGAGCATCGTCCCGAACAGCCAGCCGTTGGTCTGCCGGAACCGATGCACTCGCTCGACGACGTCGCTCACCGAGCTGCCGCTTCGACAGCGGCCTTGAGTACGCCGGGCTGGGTCGGATCTCCGGCGAGCTTCTCCCCGTTGATCTTCACCGTCGGAGTGCTGGTCACTCCGGAGGAGAACGCCGACTGGGTGGCCTGGACGACGGCAGCCTCGTTGGCCATCTTCGTGAAGCTGTCCGCCACGGCCTGGCTCACCCCGACTCCGGTGGCCAGTGACTTCAGCTGGTCATCGGTGGGTCCGGGCGTCCCCTCTTGCGGCTGGTTCTCGTACAGCGCGGCGTTGAAGGCCAACGCCTTGTCCGGCTCTGCCTTGTACACGGTGAACAGCGCGTTCGCCGCACGGGTCGAGTAGCGCGCAGTCCCGGACT
The nucleotide sequence above comes from Propionicimonas paludicola. Encoded proteins:
- a CDS encoding vitamin K epoxide reductase family protein, whose translation is MSDVVERVHRFRQTNGWLFGTMLFSACLSLLASFVLSVDAIELARNPGADLACNINQVISCGTVGSSWQASLLGFPNAFLGLIAEPVVITIAVASLAGVKFPRGFMLAAQVVYTIGVAFAYWLFFQAMYVIGALCPWCLLVTVSTTLVFVTLTHVNLRDGNLFLPPRAQQAALTGLRLGVDAFIVVGWLLVLTVLVVSHYGTALLG